A window from Gemmatimonadaceae bacterium encodes these proteins:
- a CDS encoding outer membrane beta-barrel protein, with protein sequence MSRWFRWAALGAFALPQVVLAQVFRVGGDERDAQGGPRRSPVFGGVSVVYGRPTGEFATYVDQGFGLDGFARYKVDRRGIFSLGVEGGWMQYGRETIRAPLSSTVGRIMVDVTTSNNIVFLGAGPQLTAPSGPVRPYVAGSVGFSYFFTESSVSGSSSDNQSFAETNNFDDFIFATTGGAGVYIPLGSRREAGLDIGVRYHNGGRGQYLREDSIQDRPGQTPLITPIESQTRLYSWRVGFVAGFR encoded by the coding sequence ATGTCACGGTGGTTCAGGTGGGCGGCTCTGGGCGCATTTGCGCTGCCGCAGGTCGTGTTGGCGCAGGTATTTCGGGTGGGAGGCGACGAGCGGGACGCGCAGGGCGGCCCTCGTCGTTCGCCGGTGTTTGGTGGCGTGAGCGTCGTCTATGGGCGCCCGACTGGCGAGTTCGCTACCTACGTCGACCAGGGCTTTGGCCTCGACGGCTTTGCGCGCTACAAGGTCGATCGGCGTGGCATTTTCTCGTTAGGTGTCGAAGGCGGCTGGATGCAGTACGGCCGCGAGACGATCCGCGCGCCTCTGAGCTCGACGGTCGGCCGCATCATGGTCGACGTCACAACGTCCAACAACATCGTCTTCCTCGGGGCCGGCCCCCAGCTCACCGCGCCCAGCGGGCCGGTGCGTCCGTACGTTGCGGGGAGCGTCGGGTTCTCGTACTTCTTCACCGAGTCATCCGTCTCCGGGTCGAGTTCCGACAACCAGAGCTTCGCCGAGACCAACAACTTCGACGACTTCATCTTCGCGACGACCGGAGGCGCCGGGGTCTACATCCCGCTAGGCTCGCGGCGCGAGGCCGGGCTCGACATCGGCGTTCGCTACCACAACGGTGGTCGCGGGCAGTACCTGCGCGAAGACAGCATTCAGGACCGGCCGGGTCAGACGCCCTTGATCACGCCCATCGAGAGCCAGACGCGCCTCTACTCCTGGCGGGTCGGTTTCGTCGCCGGCTTTCGATAG